Proteins from a single region of Lysinibacillus sp. JNUCC-52:
- a CDS encoding APC family permease gives MRNLLFRRKNIKDLLKKDSSIQLKQSLGAFDLILLGVGAIVGTGIFILPGTVAATHAGPGIVFSFIIAAIVCALAGMCYSEFASSVPVTGSAYTYSYIVFGEIVAWLVGWALLLEYGLAVAAVATGWSSYLSALLAGFQISLPTAVSGSFDPSAGTYINLPAIVIIFATAFFLTLGIKESTRLNSIMVFLKVAVIFLFIGVGIFYVEPTNWQPFLPFGVSGVLGGAALVFFAYLGFDAVSSAAEEVKNPQRNMPIGIIGSLLICTVLYVIVSLVLTGMAPYTQLNVSDPVSYVMQLVHQDWIAGIISLGAVVGMMTVILVMSYGGTRLLYALGRDGLLPKSMAELSPKFKTPVKNTWVFAVLVAFCAGFVPLSKLTELVNMGTLIAFTIVSLGVIYLRKNKNIPSGGFKVPFFPVLPILSFFMCLFLISQLSVHTWIACGLWFIFGLIIYCVYGLKHSTMN, from the coding sequence GTGAGAAATTTATTATTTAGAAGAAAAAATATAAAGGATTTATTAAAAAAAGATAGTTCAATTCAGCTCAAACAATCGCTAGGTGCTTTTGATCTAATATTACTTGGCGTTGGTGCTATTGTTGGAACAGGCATTTTCATCCTACCTGGCACAGTAGCTGCTACCCACGCAGGTCCTGGAATTGTGTTTTCTTTTATTATAGCTGCTATCGTTTGCGCGTTAGCAGGCATGTGCTATTCTGAGTTTGCGTCAAGTGTACCTGTCACGGGAAGTGCCTACACATATAGCTATATTGTATTTGGAGAAATTGTTGCTTGGTTAGTTGGTTGGGCGCTGTTATTAGAGTATGGACTAGCCGTTGCAGCCGTTGCAACAGGATGGTCATCTTATTTAAGTGCTTTACTGGCTGGCTTCCAAATATCGCTTCCAACAGCCGTCTCGGGTTCATTCGATCCATCCGCTGGTACGTACATTAACCTCCCTGCTATTGTCATAATTTTCGCTACTGCATTTTTCTTAACACTCGGGATAAAGGAATCAACAAGATTAAATTCCATTATGGTGTTCTTGAAAGTGGCAGTGATTTTTCTATTTATTGGCGTTGGAATATTTTACGTTGAGCCTACAAACTGGCAGCCATTTCTCCCATTTGGTGTAAGCGGGGTATTGGGCGGCGCAGCACTTGTATTCTTCGCTTACTTAGGATTTGATGCTGTTTCATCCGCAGCTGAGGAAGTAAAAAATCCCCAACGCAATATGCCTATTGGGATAATTGGTTCCCTGTTAATATGTACAGTTCTTTATGTCATTGTCTCACTCGTGTTAACAGGCATGGCCCCATACACACAACTGAACGTCAGTGATCCTGTCAGCTATGTCATGCAGCTCGTTCATCAAGATTGGATTGCTGGTATCATTTCATTAGGTGCAGTTGTAGGAATGATGACCGTTATTCTTGTAATGTCCTATGGAGGGACACGCTTATTATATGCACTAGGTCGTGACGGTTTACTACCAAAAAGTATGGCAGAGCTAAGTCCAAAGTTTAAAACGCCAGTGAAAAACACTTGGGTATTTGCAGTACTTGTTGCTTTCTGTGCTGGCTTCGTTCCTTTGTCAAAGTTAACTGAGCTTGTCAATATGGGAACACTCATAGCTTTCACAATCGTCTCACTTGGCGTGATTTATTTAAGAAAAAATAAAAACATTCCTTCAGGCGGCTTTAAAGTACCGTTCTTCCCTGTGTTACCTATTTTGTCATTCTTCATGTGTTTATTTTTAATTTCACAGCTATCCGTACATACTTGGATTGCTTGTGGTCTTTGGTTTATTTTTGGCTTGATAATATACTGTGTATACGGGCTAAAGCATAGCACAATGAATTAA
- a CDS encoding GerAB/ArcD/ProY family transporter, with protein sequence MIGTGILSLPQQLSSLGYSQAFMPLLFGVIASATLYPMVWISSKYPNDNLFRINEILLGKWLGKFINLFFVIQFIVFIAGIISNYMHLIQSTALQEQTITGPVFCFLLLLVYIVSGGIKSIARFCILTFFLTIGMVYFTHWAFEKGDMSHFLPLYNFFSVNDFYEALKRGYLSILGYELIMFYFPYIVDQKKAYRHTLIGIWISILICFITTAISVMYYSEWQLVNVEFSVLNLFKAGEFSFIERIDIFGITLWVFLILSTVAAYLWCAKKGVDSLLSKKSKAYLYILAIIIFFVVKMPFSRDFQEKLFIGASYVGYMLILWPILLIMIYAFRKKKQVQL encoded by the coding sequence ATGATCGGTACGGGCATTCTCTCACTACCTCAGCAACTTAGTTCTTTAGGATATAGCCAGGCTTTTATGCCACTGCTTTTTGGTGTTATTGCGAGTGCTACACTTTACCCAATGGTTTGGATTAGTTCAAAATATCCGAACGATAACCTATTTCGTATAAATGAAATTCTACTAGGAAAATGGTTAGGTAAATTTATTAATCTTTTTTTCGTTATTCAATTTATTGTTTTTATTGCGGGAATTATTAGTAATTATATGCATCTTATTCAAAGTACTGCACTTCAAGAGCAAACAATTACTGGACCTGTTTTTTGTTTTTTATTATTGCTTGTTTACATTGTTAGTGGAGGTATTAAATCTATAGCGAGATTTTGTATTTTGACCTTTTTTCTAACAATTGGAATGGTCTATTTTACACATTGGGCATTTGAAAAGGGCGATATGAGCCATTTTCTACCTCTATACAATTTTTTTAGTGTAAACGACTTTTATGAGGCATTAAAAAGAGGTTATTTATCGATTTTAGGCTATGAATTAATTATGTTTTATTTTCCTTACATTGTCGATCAAAAAAAAGCATATCGGCATACGCTAATAGGTATTTGGATTAGTATTCTAATTTGTTTTATTACAACAGCGATAAGCGTAATGTATTATTCAGAATGGCAGCTGGTAAACGTTGAATTCTCAGTATTAAATTTATTTAAAGCTGGTGAGTTTTCTTTTATTGAAAGAATTGATATTTTCGGTATTACATTATGGGTATTTTTAATATTATCTACGGTGGCAGCTTATTTATGGTGTGCGAAAAAAGGTGTAGATTCTTTACTATCTAAAAAAAGTAAAGCTTATTTATATATTTTAGCAATAATTATTTTCTTTGTTGTGAAAATGCCTTTTTCAAGAGATTTTCAAGAAAAATTATTTATCGGTGCAAGTTATGTTGGCTACATGCTAATTTTATGGCCTATTTTATTAATTATGATTTATGCATTTCGAAAAAAGAAGCAGGTGCAATTATGA
- a CDS encoding amino acid permease — protein MAKKELNRGLEARHIQMIALGGTIGVGLFMGSASAIQWTGPSVLLAYAISGIFIFFIMRAMGEMLYVEPSTGSFATFGYKYIHPLAGYLTAWSNWFQWVIVGMSEIIAVGTYMQYWFPDLPAWMPGLIAMVILGVANFVSVKSFGEFEFWFAMIKIVTIVLMIVAGFGLIFFGIGNGGIAIGLSNLWAHGGFFTGGWTGFFFALSLVVAAYQGVELIGITAGEAKNPQTTITNAIQSIIWRILIFYIGAIFIIVTVYPWDELGTIGSPFVATFAKVGITAAAGIINFVVITAAMSGCNSGIYSAGRMLYTLAMNGQAPKFFAKLSNNGVPILGTAGVLVGLVVGVILSYIAPENLFVYVYSASVLPGMIPWFVILISQIRFRKEKGAQLEKHPFKTPFAPFTNYATIAFLIMVLVGMWFNEDTRVSLIVGIVFLILITLSYYLFGIGKNRSENNYTK, from the coding sequence GTGGCAAAAAAAGAATTAAATAGAGGCTTGGAGGCGCGACATATTCAAATGATTGCTCTTGGTGGGACCATAGGTGTAGGTCTATTTATGGGTTCTGCCAGTGCTATTCAGTGGACTGGGCCATCCGTGCTCCTTGCCTATGCTATATCAGGTATTTTTATATTTTTTATTATGCGTGCAATGGGTGAAATGCTTTATGTTGAGCCAAGTACGGGGTCATTTGCAACATTCGGTTATAAATATATACATCCATTAGCAGGTTATTTAACGGCATGGAGTAACTGGTTTCAGTGGGTTATCGTTGGGATGTCCGAAATTATCGCAGTCGGAACGTACATGCAGTATTGGTTCCCTGATTTGCCTGCGTGGATGCCTGGATTGATTGCCATGGTAATACTAGGTGTTGCCAACTTTGTTTCTGTTAAATCATTTGGGGAATTTGAGTTTTGGTTTGCGATGATAAAAATCGTTACGATTGTGTTAATGATTGTGGCGGGCTTTGGCCTAATCTTCTTTGGTATTGGCAATGGAGGCATTGCAATTGGTCTATCAAATCTTTGGGCCCACGGAGGCTTCTTTACTGGCGGATGGACAGGGTTCTTCTTTGCATTATCTTTAGTTGTTGCTGCTTACCAAGGCGTAGAGCTTATTGGGATTACTGCGGGAGAAGCAAAAAATCCCCAAACAACAATTACGAATGCAATACAAAGTATTATTTGGCGCATTTTAATTTTCTATATCGGTGCAATTTTTATCATTGTAACCGTTTATCCGTGGGATGAATTAGGGACAATTGGTAGTCCATTTGTTGCCACTTTCGCAAAAGTGGGTATTACTGCCGCGGCAGGTATCATTAACTTTGTTGTCATTACAGCAGCGATGAGTGGCTGTAATAGTGGGATTTATAGTGCTGGGCGCATGCTTTACACTCTTGCTATGAATGGTCAGGCACCTAAGTTTTTTGCAAAGCTTTCAAATAATGGTGTACCAATTCTGGGTACAGCTGGTGTGCTAGTTGGTTTAGTTGTTGGCGTTATTTTAAGTTACATTGCTCCAGAAAACCTATTTGTCTATGTATATAGTGCTAGTGTACTGCCAGGGATGATTCCGTGGTTTGTCATCTTAATAAGTCAGATTCGCTTTAGAAAGGAAAAAGGAGCACAATTGGAAAAACATCCATTTAAAACGCCATTCGCTCCTTTCACAAACTATGCTACAATTGCGTTTTTAATAATGGTACTCGTTGGTATGTGGTTCAATGAGGATACACGAGTTTCATTAATTGTAGGCATTGTTTTCCTTATTCTTATTACACTGAGCTACTATTTGTTCGGTATTGGAAAAAATCGATCTGAAAATAATTATACAAAATAA
- a CDS encoding spore germination protein, translating to MEEKEQQVLEKIKKKIQEIDDVVIKEMDTDAGYVTIIYFSSLIEKMTIQSMVFIPLANHVNQIFQISESVALDDIDVILQKLNAGQTLLFFHKPALLQVIDTYSAPTRSITNTETESTVIGPQDAFTESLETNISLVKRRIQNPMLKNETRTIGTETNIKISILYMDNIVNKENLDTLRERIDNLQYPFFTDISELKQLIEDNPLSPFPQHYMSVRPDSVSQYLIDGRIVIFMDNSQAAIVCPTSFFELFVSVEDYYNRWTTASLLRMLRFFGFFMTIMITPMYISALTFHPEILPYELLLNLQESRSKVPFPPLIEVLFIELIIEVLREAGSRMPAKVGQTIGIVGGIVIGTAAVEAGLLSNILIVLVATSALLSFLPPIFLLSNTSRFIRYIFILSAGLFGLYGLMLAFAWLFAHLLRLNSLGTPYMTPVVPRNAKDLMDSIIRFPIKYLNEKKGISRAQKK from the coding sequence ATGGAAGAAAAAGAACAGCAAGTACTAGAAAAAATAAAGAAAAAGATACAAGAAATTGATGATGTTGTTATTAAAGAGATGGATACAGACGCAGGGTATGTTACGATTATTTATTTCTCTTCACTTATCGAGAAAATGACCATACAATCAATGGTTTTCATTCCGTTAGCCAATCATGTTAATCAAATTTTCCAAATATCGGAATCGGTTGCCTTAGACGATATTGATGTAATTTTACAAAAATTAAATGCTGGTCAAACGTTATTATTTTTCCACAAACCTGCTCTTTTACAGGTAATTGATACCTATAGTGCGCCTACTCGTTCAATTACGAATACGGAAACCGAATCAACCGTTATTGGACCTCAAGATGCTTTTACAGAATCATTAGAGACCAATATCTCATTAGTAAAAAGACGAATTCAAAATCCAATGTTAAAAAACGAAACACGAACTATAGGAACCGAAACAAATATAAAAATTTCAATTTTATATATGGATAATATCGTAAATAAAGAAAATTTAGACACGCTACGAGAGCGCATTGATAATTTACAATATCCCTTTTTTACAGATATATCAGAGCTCAAGCAACTGATTGAAGATAATCCGTTATCGCCCTTCCCACAGCACTATATGAGCGTACGACCAGACAGTGTCAGTCAGTATCTTATTGATGGAAGAATCGTGATTTTTATGGATAATAGCCAAGCAGCGATTGTTTGTCCGACATCATTTTTTGAACTGTTTGTTTCTGTTGAAGATTATTATAACCGTTGGACAACAGCATCTTTGCTAAGGATGCTTCGATTTTTTGGTTTTTTTATGACCATTATGATTACGCCAATGTATATATCTGCATTGACTTTTCATCCTGAAATTTTACCTTATGAGCTATTGTTAAACTTGCAGGAATCAAGAAGTAAAGTACCGTTTCCACCGCTAATAGAAGTATTGTTTATTGAATTAATTATTGAAGTACTCCGTGAAGCTGGGTCACGAATGCCTGCGAAAGTTGGTCAAACAATTGGTATCGTAGGAGGTATCGTTATTGGTACTGCGGCCGTTGAAGCTGGATTGCTTAGTAATATTTTAATTGTATTAGTTGCCACATCGGCCTTACTGTCATTCCTCCCACCGATCTTTTTATTAAGTAATACAAGTAGATTTATTCGTTATATTTTTATTTTATCGGCAGGGCTTTTTGGATTGTACGGATTAATGCTCGCGTTTGCATGGCTATTTGCGCATTTATTACGTTTAAATTCTCTAGGGACACCATATATGACGCCAGTCGTTCCTCGTAACGCAAAAGATTTAATGGATAGTATTATTCGTTTTCCAATTAAATATTTAAATGAAAAGAAAGGTATTTCTAGAGCGCAAAAAAAATAA